A DNA window from Vibrio algicola contains the following coding sequences:
- a CDS encoding TraY domain-containing protein: protein MNSKQQSVSDVRPIGIQFDISAEANAVLIESAKKAERTKKGEAKLRLQDHLLRFPDWKQQ, encoded by the coding sequence ATGAATTCCAAACAACAATCTGTTTCAGATGTTCGCCCTATCGGGATCCAATTTGATATTTCGGCTGAAGCAAACGCCGTTTTGATTGAATCGGCAAAAAAAGCTGAACGCACAAAAAAAGGGGAAGCAAAGCTGAGGCTACAAGATCACTTGTTACGCTTTCCCGATTGGAAACAGCAATAA